Below is a window of Camelina sativa cultivar DH55 chromosome 11, Cs, whole genome shotgun sequence DNA.
ttaattagttttttctcCCCCTCTTAATCAATGTTTTCACGCCCGGCCTGGACCGGCCGGTCCAACCGGTTGACCTACGATCCGGAGACTTTACCGGTTTGGGTATAATGCTAATAACTGATAGTAATAAAACCggcaaaacccagaaaaaaccGTTATTAACCTGCGATTCAGTGAACCGGTTGATCCGATCGGTTAGCggttcaaaaaaatctacttgatttttgaaaaaatgtataGAGATTCACAGTTTTAATTACTTTTAGAATCTTTTATTCGTTTAAAGCTTAGACGGTAACACATGACTCAAGAGTGACAACTCTCGTCTTCAATTTCTTTGTCATCTCTCGAATTTTGCGTAAGAACAGttggttatttttgaaaaagtttaattagtgttctttattttttatttggatttaaaaattttaatcattttattattattataaaactttatactTTGTTAAAcatgatattttttataatattattaaaatatttattttatataaatatattaaatatattttactcaaTTAACCCGTGATCAAACTCGGTTGGCTCAGTGACCCGAGAGCTAGGTTCACAATCCGCGTCAGATTTCAAAACATTGCTCTTAATCCAATCTACCTGATATTATTACTACTCTAAAGTCTAAAGTGAAAATTAactaataaagcaaaaaaaataaagatataatttttattatccccaaacacaaaataaagatTCGATTCATCTTCTTGCAGCTTCGAATTCTACGCACCAAAGCCACggcttttctctctttgtcgtTTTCTCATACATTCGTCTCTTTTCATAGGATCaatctcaaatcaaaatctatacTTTCTCTGTTTTGCATTCTCGTTtccgaggaggaggaagaaaaagtATCTCGATCTATTGGATCTGAAAAACTACTGAGAAGTTTTGGTCTTTTGGGTTGACTTGACTTGTGGTAGTAGACTCGTGGGGGTGAGTCGTCGTGTCTTGAGATGGAGGATGTCCCATGTTTAGTAACtctttgagagttttttttcttgtttagggTTCGATAGATTTCGTAAGTAGAAGAAATATACACACGAGAATGTCGTTGAAGCATcatagaggaggaggaggattagaGCTCTCTGCTTCAAAGAGTTTTGTTTCCAAGAAATGGACTTTATTTCTCTGTATCGGTTTCTTCTGCGCGGGAATCCTCTTCTCCGACAGGTAAAACCAAAAACAGCTGCTCTGTATTTCGTTTCCTCTGTTTTACAAGATCATTTGGGACTGTCGGTGGGATAAATTTTCTCCCAGATTTGTAAATCTAACGacttttttttgagaatttatgCTGTAAAAGTTTTGTATATCTATTAATAAGGAAATATATATTCGGGGAAATGTGTTTTAAGGTTTCCTGTTTCAATGCATTTATAGACAAAATTACAAAAGttatattctttatatatacttGAGATGCATTTGTAGTTCATGAAAGagtcaaaaatcaaatctttgtgCTACATTTTCGTCTGAATGTCACAAGCTGTTGTGATCCCATAATTGTGCTCTAATCTGACTGTGTATGTTGTTGATAGAATGTGGCCAGAGCCTGAAGCCAATCTTGTATCAAGGGACACAGTAGCGTCAGATGAACGGATGCGGTTAGAGTCAGAGGACTGTGATTCATCAAAAGTAAGTTTTCTACTCTAAGGTGAATTTATTATACTCATGGATTTTAGAGCAATTCTTGATTCCTAAGTTGCTTATCAGAAGGGTTTGAAGCGTGAATCAAAAGACATCCTTGGAGAAGTTTACAAGAGTCCAGATGCCATTCAgtaagttaaatatatatatgatatggaACTTACTTAAgctgttcatatttttttaatcttgatttcGCGTTaagctttttggtttttgcttgtATGGTGTTATGCAGAACGCTTGATAAAACGATTTCAAATCTAGAAACAGATTTGGCAGCTGCAAGAGCTGCACAAGAATCCATCGTGAATGGTTCACCCGTTTCTGATGATTTTAAGCTCCCTGAAACTGTTACCAAAAGAAAGTATCTCATGGTTGTTGGGGTCAATACCGCGTTTAGCAGCAGGAAGCGCAGGGATTCAGTTCGCGCTACTTGGATGCCTCCCGGTATGTTCATCTAAGCAGCGGTTTTTTCAGCCTTATGTATAATGTTTGGGACTGAACATACGTCTTGTTTAGGTGAGGATAGAAAGAAGCTCGAGGAAGAGAAAGGGATCGTGATGCGGTTTGTAATAGGTCATAGGTAAAACTTCTACTAAGAATTGTTTGCGTGGCtgattcatgtatatatatttcctgATCGAGTGTTTCTTGTGAGCAGTGCCACTCCCGGTGGAATTCTTGATAGAGCGATTCAAGCTGAAGAAAGTAAACATGGAGACTTCTTGAGGCTGGTAAGAGTTTTGCTGGTCATGTTTCTTATGGAGTTATACTTGTTGTGGACAGGTTCAGGGCATATATATTTTATCGATATCCCGGCTTTCCTTTTTTAAAGTCTTAAGTTTGTTTGGGCAGGATCATGTTGAAGGTTATCTCGAGCTGTCAGCAAAGACTAAAACTTACTTTACCACTGCTTTTGCATTGTGGGATGCAGACTTCTATGTGAAAGTCGATGATGATGTGCATGTAAATATAGGTGAATATAACCCTTCTTACTCTTTTCTGAACTGTTATGTTTTCTTGTCATCTCAAGTTTGCGCCTTTGCTCACTTATATTTACGGATATTTCTGCAGCCACGCTCGGAGCAGAATTAGCGAGGTACCGGATGAAGCCCCGAGTCTATATTGGTTGCATGAAATCTGGACCTGTTCTTGCTCAGAAGTAAGTTTCATTCACCTTTTAAGAGACCACttctcattttcaatttttgtctCACTTTCATTTCTCTCTGAAATTTCCGTTGTTTCCATTGTTAGAGGAGTGAGATATCATGAACCCGAGTACTGGAAATTTGGAGAAGAGGGTAACAAATACTTCCGCCATGCCACGGGTCAGCTCTACGCAATTTCAAGGGAATTAGCGTCTTACATATCGATAAACCAGTGAGTTTTTCCCCACAAGCTAATTTTCTTTATGTGTATATGCTCATACGTTGACTGTGTGTTAACCAACGACAAATTTGTGTATACAGAAACGTACTTCACAAGTACGTGAATGAGGATGTCTCTTTAGGATCATGGTTTCTTGGATTGGATGTGGAGCATGTAGATGACCGTAGGCTATGTTGTGGCACAACAGGTAATAATTTCAAGTTCCCTTAACTATTTCCAAGTATGAAAGTTTGATCAACTCAGATGTTGATCAAATGAGAAACTGCAGATTGTGAGTGGAAGGCTCAGGCGGGCAACATCTGTGTTGCCTCGTTCGATTGGAGCTGCAGTGGGATTTGTAGATCAGCGGATCGGATGAAGGATGTTCATCGGAGGTGTGGAGAAGGCCCAAATGCTCTCTTGGCTGCATCTTTctgaataaaataacaaaagaaacacattGAGGAAGAAGAGTCCAGAGACAAATCGGCTTTTGACACTTTGTAGTATAGACACACATCCCAAACTGCTCAACACCctctctatatatgtatgtatgtatgtatcttGTGAACTGAGATGAGAAGGGTGCTTTTTGCCCTCCTTTCTTGTTTCTGTATGATTTTTTCATCTCTCTGAAGGTCTGGAGTCCTTTGCACACAGAAAATGCAGACCTCACGAGCGCACCTTCAGAGTCGTTGCACACACCTTCAGAGTCGTTGCACTGAGGCGTATTCTCTGCCTTCGTGCTTAAAATATCCAAGTTTTgagcttctcttcttcattttctttatggattttgcttcttttgttcATTTTGTCTTATGCCATGATTATGGTGAAGCAATAGCTgtacttgtgtgtgtgtgtgtgtaatatTAGGAACACAAAACTTATTCAATAAAAGATTAGATCATATGGCTTCATtgtctcttttaattttgtccGTCTATGCCGATGGTTGCACTGTCTACATGTTTTAATTCTAGATGGCATAGACCAATTACAAACAACAATATTGAATAGAACATATATTCAAATCAACTGCACATTTTTCTTTAGTCAAAATTGTACAACTTACTTCATAGTTCATACATAGGTTCCATACTTTAAGAAAATTGTgccaataaaataaattaaaaattaaacgaATGATAGCTGGACACGTGTCTATCACAGTACAAAGCCTTTTACGAACTTTTGCCATATTCCGGTGACTTGCTCAAAAGTCATATGCGTTTCCCGATCTTCTCGATTCTCCAAATCCAAACCCTAACTTCTTGATTCGTTGTTCTGGGTTTCCCCATCCTTGCGGTTAGATTTTGTCTGACTCTTtctcaatttatttttgttttctgtagcGAGAAATATCTGAATCAGggggaaaaaaatatgaatctgAGTtcggttttttaaaaaaactttttttgtttgtaaaggTTCTTCATTTAGGTGACAAAACTATAGATGAGGATTAAATATCCATcctttttgtaatctttttccATTTGCTGATGATTTTTCCCGACTTGGGTTGTTGAGGATTAAAACAGAAGATTTGGTACCAATGATGTTGCGTTCTGTTATAAGGAGAGCTGCCACTAAAGGCTCTTCTCCTTCGGTTagtgctcttttttttttttttttttttttttttttNTATCTCGTTTGGTGGTAATATTGATCGGTTCTATCCAAATGTGACAactttttatctctctctatattgTATCAGTTATTCGGAAAATCACTGCAATCTTCTTCTCGTGTTGCGGCATCTTCTCCAAGCTTGCTAACAGGTTCAGACACAGGGGTACGTTTTGTTTTTCCATATTTTCTGATCCCAAATTGAGTTGATATTATATGGTTTTGAAATTTATGATCAAACTTATTACTAAAGTCGGTGTTATGTGATCTTGAATCGTATGATCAGATTTCTATGTATTCTGACTTCTTTTAAGTACCTTCAAACTTTAATCGAAAGCTGTATTTTTCTATGAATAATCTAATAAAGTTTCATTTGAATTATATGTGAGAATCTGAACAGACATTACTGCATCGTGGAACTCATGCTCATAGCTTTCATAACCTTGCTTTCTCAGGTATTTCATAGTACAACTTTTTAATGTGACTTTGGGGTTCTAGCTTCTTAagatttattagtttttttgtttgcatccCACTAGCAGGGAACTCAGGCTTCTCGAGGTTATCGAGCTCAGGTTCCTCTACCCTGCAAAGATGGGTCAAGCCTTTTTCATCTGAAAGTGGTATGAATGTTCTACCTgagctctttctctctttcactttAGGTACTAGGTCTGCCATATTTGGGAGGTACTAGATTTTCCATATTTGGAACCTATGATTGCGTAGAAGAAATTCAGGAGCTCACAGTTGTTCTGATATATATTCTTATGAAACTTCTGTCTTAAATCTCCTGTTAGTGTAGCTTTCATTGGATTTGTAGGGTTTTTTCACACGCTTTCTTGTTAATGTTACTGAAGGAGATACCGTGGAAGCTGTTGTGCCGCATATGGGGGAATCTATCACCGATGGCACCTTAGCAAACTTTCTTAAGAGTAAGTTTCTCGTTTGCATTGTCTTTTCTGGTTCTTTCTGatgtgtaaatatatatctaaaagttCTTTGGGTGGCTCATCTGATGTTTAACTTTCAGAACCTGGTGAGAGAGTTGAGGCTGATGAGGCTATTGCACAAATTGAAACTGATAAGGTAtcaatatttttacttttttcttctttatctaAAGACATTTTGTAGATTATGGGTTAACTTCTTCAAATACTATTATTTGATTCATCTTTCTGCATTAGGTGACAATAGATATTGCTAGCCCCGCAAGTGGTGTGATTCAAGAGGTAAGCATGTTTGCTATGTGTGTTGTGTATTGTGTTCATTCGTTACTGTTGTCCTCTTTCTGGTGTCTATGGTTAACTACATTGAGTAaacttgtttgatttggtctTTTAATGCAGTTTCTAGTCAAGGAAGGAGATACTGTAGAACCAGGAACCAAGGTCGCTATTATTTCAAAGTCTGAGGCTGTATCTCATGATGCCCCCTCTCAGAAGGTAGCAGAGACCTCTGAGCCTAAACCTTCTCCTCCTGCTGAAGATAAGCCGAAGCCCAAAGTGGAAAGTGCTCCTGTCGCAGATAAACCCAAAGCACCGTCCTCGCCACCACCACCTAAACAGTCTGCTAAAGAACCCCAGCTTCCTCCTAAGGAAAGAGAAAGACGGGTATGCAAAATCTCTCATTCAATCTTACTTCTGTTTTTCATTCTTTAAATGACTGTGGTCAGAGGTTAATATAAAGTTGGATTTGTTCCgtaattaaaagttttacaGTAACATGATTGGTGAATGACATCAAAAACAACACTGCAGGTTCCAATGACAAGACTTCGGAAACGGGTTGCAACTAGATTGAAAGACTCTCAAAATACTTTCGCATTGCTGACAACTTTCAATGAAGTTGATATGTGAGTAACAGCTAAGACCCACCATGTTGATATGTCTATACAGTTATGCGAGTACTTTTGGTGCTCTGAATTACACTAGTCAGTTTGATGCTGTTTGCTAACTATGGAGCTCCTTTCTTCGTGTAGGACAAATTTGATGAAGCTCCGATCCCAATACAAGGATGCGTTTTATGAAAAACATGGAGTAAAATTGGGGCTTATGTCTGGCTTCATTAAAGTATGCATTACTAACTTTTTCTCGATATGATTTATACAATGCCAGAGTCAAAtagtaacaaacaaataatgCAAATTCTTTGTTATCTGTCTCAGGCTGCCGTTAGCGCCCTCCAGCATCAACCAGTTGTAAATGCAGTTATCGACGGGGATGATATCATATACAGAGACTATGTTGATATCAGTATCGCTGTTGGTACCTCTAAGGTTAGGTCACATTCTCTAGGGATCATTGGTTTGTGCTAAATTGCATCCTTCTTGCAATCATGTATGTGAGGCTGAAATTTTCTTCTTGTGGTCTCTATTCCAGGGACTTGTAGTACCAGTCATAAGAGGTGCTGATAAAATGAACTTTGCCGAGATAGAGAAAACTATAAACTCGCTTGCCAAGAAGGCAAATGAAGGAACTATATCGATAGATGAGATGGCTGGAGGATCATTCACCGTTTCAAATGGTGGTGTCTATGGAAGTCTCATAAGCACTCCAATCATTAACCCTCCTCAGGTTTAATTACAGTTCCTCTCTCTCACCGGGTCTCTATCAGGAACAAGTTTATTTAACTAAAAGCAACTTGCGGTTTTGCAGTCTGCTATTCTTGGTATGCACTCGATTGTGTCACGTCCAATGGTGGTAGGAGGAAGCGTAGTGCCAAGACCAATGATGTACGTCGCACTTACTTATGATCACAGGCTGATTGATGGGAGAGAGGCTGTATACTTCCTGCGCCGTGTCAAGGATGTTGTGGAGGATCCACAAAGGCTTCTTCTTGACATATGAAAAAAGTCGGTTCTGAGGAGCCAGAAAGTGTCTGGCTTTTTGCCAGTTATAGACCTGCAGTGTCTTTAAAACGTTTGGGGGTTAACaacaatttttctcttttaagtttCTTTACAGTTCCTGGGGGGTATTGCCCGATAGGGGAGAATAGGCCTCAGTGTCTAAGTTCTTACTTGTTACAGAGTTTGATACacatatgttaattttgattgaataaaatcaaataaaataccCTTTTCTTCGACTTGAATGATCTTTTATGACTCAAAACATACCAATagatttcttcattttttctaGACGAGAGAAAATTTTGTATGCTTTCTTTCCTTCACTAATAGAAATGAACATTTTACACGAGAGAActgaaaagtatatattttcgaAAACTTGTATGCTTTCTTACTGTCAaggaaataaaacataaaatccaTATACTATCTTGAAAAGAAATTATCATGGTCTCgacaaaaagaaatcaactaTAAGAGAAAATCACTCAGATCTGCTAGAGCTCCGATGGTTCCGACTTATTTGGCTTATTGAAGGTAAAGATTTGAACTTCCTGTTGAATGTGacatgaataatggtaacacgTAGACCAAAAATTCTCAGATCCTGACTTCTATGCCCTCCTCTTGTAAGTGCTCTTTCACAGCTTGGATTGGTACCTTCATACAAACGGTAGAATAATAGTGTTACCAGACGAGGTGTAAGATTTAGCTAAGGGTTTTAACAAGAGTAAAATAGGTTACCTCTTTTCGGTGGAAAATGCCGGCAGCAAGCGCAGCAAATGCGTTTGTCTTCTCAAACACCTCAGAGAAGTGTCCGGGAGTGCCTGCTCCACTGCTTGCGATCACCGGTATTCCTACTGAATCTGAGATTAACTTTACTAAGTCTATATCAAATCCTTTTCCTTGACCTGAAACTCGGAAAGAAGGAAGGTATCATAAGGAGAGAATTATATAGCATACAATGATCTTAACTCCTCAACCAAAAAGGTTTTAAAgtggttgtgtgtgtttttttttctttcatggtTCGTATTCACATATTCAGATATGAAACCAAGTAAAAGTTTCGAAGGACATTTCGAGTGTACTTACCATCACAGTCTATGCAGTTCAATAGAATTTCACCAGCACCTAATTCCTCAACCGCTTTAGCAAGCTCATACGCTCCAATAGGCCGACCTTCTCGTCCTCCACTGACCTTTTAGTTGAGAACCAGTAGTCAAGGAATGAGGCAAATCAATAATATAGTGCGAAGGGTGGCAGGAATTTTACCGTGCACTGATACCACGCATACTCTTCCCCATTAGGGCCTAACACCAACAAGATTAAATCCAGGTTATTCCATTTGTATGCAAACTTATGGAGAAACTATATTCAATGCGACTGCGTTCTTAGTATAGTTCAAGGAAACGACAAAAAGCTCAAATAAGATTGATGCAAGATGAACCATATCATGTCCTTCAGGAAACTAGAGGTTTGGTTTTCATAGCAATAAGAATATTTGCCTTGGACTTTTAATGCATGAGAACGCTCAAACTAGTGCATGATATAAATAAACCAGCCTACATCATATTCGTTTAGAGGTGATAACACCAGCATACCTGGGTTAGTCACTCTGATGACTTTGTATGGCACATCATCAGGATGGTTCACATAAACTCTACGAGGGTCTATACTTACAACCACTGcctgtgaaaacaaaaactcttaTCAAGTATGATTAAGTGAAAAGCTGCTGCCGACTTCACACAAAATTAGAGGATATAAGAAACAGTCAAAAATATGTTAACTGTTTACTCCATCTGTAACTAAGATATTGATGTCCTTCTTAAAGCAACTAGCATCCTTTAATTTTTGCAAGCTGGGGtttaagtaaaaaagaaagCCAATTGTTCGGGACTGGGTAACAATTACTTGATTTCCATAAACTCTGGATATTTGTTCTAAACTGCTATTCCCTGTTTTCAcctacaagaaaacaggaaaAGGGGATTAAATGTCCCGTCAGTTATAGATACTATCATGAACAAGAACTTCGATAAATTAGACAGGCGAGTACAAGCTTACTCCTGATTTCACAAACTCCTCTGCAGCATAAACAGCGTCACTTCCTATGGAGATCTTATCAGCACCGGATCTGAAATACTCAGCAGCAACTTCCAAGCTTGAATAGTACCTGACCCATTGTAACTTGATATTATATTGAGTAGAGGATAGAAATGGCAACATCcttgcaggaaaaaaaaaggaaagaacgAGCATAATCCCTGCACAAAAATGTTCACAGAAACAAGCTGAAAAGTTTATCATGTACCTGCCGCTAGCATCTGTAAAATCTCTAATACCACCTCCAACAGTTAGTGGTACAAAGACATTCTTTGACGTGTGCCTCAACACCTATAAAGCATGGAAGTGATATAAATCGGAGATAGAAAGAAAACGGTGCGGAAGTAATACTTCAATCCtgacgagagaaaaaaaactaggtACCTGTATCATTGGCAAATCCCCTAGCGGAAAGTCGCGGAATCCAGTTATGTTTAAAAAGCTAATCTACAAACCACAAGCAGCATGTTTAAGTGCCAAATCAAATCTAAATTAAGAGTCTTGGAGCTATTAACCTGTTATTGCGACACGAACATATACAGTACTGTTAAAGCATACCTCATCTGCACCATCTTTGTAATACTGCCCTGCTAAATCGACAGGTTTGCCAAGGTTTCGAACCTGCGcaagaaaagtttataaatCCAGAGCTTATTGTTTCCGATGAGAATAACTAGTGAAATCGAAAATTCTCAGGTAAGATATGGACGTATCGAGTACATTCAGATACCAACAGTGTTTCATTTTTTCACAAAGAACAGTAGAACACAGCTCAAAATAAGACATTGAAACAACAATTTTCACAGACCTCGTTTTCATTAGATTGCTCTCTCACATCATATTGGTCCCCTTTAGTTACTACAAGATCTCCTTTATCATTACTCCTGACATCAAGACAAGCAATCacctaaagaaaaaagaatagttAGAAAAACTGCCTACCATAATAGTTAAGAGCAATTGTGGAGGAGACAGACATCCGGTAATAATATTAAAAGCTTATTACCCTCTTTGCAAGTTTTGAAGCCTTCCCTTCCATTGGCTTCTGTCTTCAAGTGAAATGTGGTTTCCATTAGACACCAAAAAATTAGGAACCTTGTACATGTAAGGTTAGAGTGAAAGCTACCTTTGTCGCTGGTAAATTTGGATGCAAGAACCTATTTAAAACAGAAAGCCCCACCTCTGAAAATTTCCAGATTCAGAATTAGTACAAGACtacatatgaaaataaactCTGAATAAGAGATGAAGTAAACTAGACGAAACTTTCATACCCCCGCTCTTCTCGGGATGGAATTGGACTGCATGCACATTTCCCCTTCTAATGGAAGATATAAAGGAATCACCATAGTTGCACGTAGACGAAATCCATTCCTTGTTTTCATTTGACTACAACAATTACAGAACTGAAGTTTCAGAATACACGCAAAAGAAGTGCAAGACAAAGGTCCGTAAATAAAAAtgacagaagaaaaaaagagacaagaTTATTATCCATACCGGAATGGCGCGGTACGAATGAACAAAATATACATGACGATTTCCCACATCATCCAAAATTTCAGAATCCTTGCCCACTTGCAAAGCATTCCAGCCAATGTGGGGTACTCTTATACCAGCAGAAGAATCAAAGCGTCCAACAATTCCCGGTATCAAACCAAGACCTTTGACTAACACAAATATACAGATGCTTAAGTAGAAAATACACCACAAAAATACATGATACCATAAAGTAGATCATATTGAATGTACTGACGGAAAGattctagaatatatataatatgaagtGGAGCAATGGAGGTAAACCTGGTCCATTCTCCTCACTAGACTCGAAAAGTAGTTGTAGCCCAAGACATATGCCTAGAAATGGACGGTCATTCTCAATATATGTGCACAATGCTTCAGCCATCCTGAATCAAAGAACCGAGAAAATCGCATATAAAGAACAAGACAAAACATGATCAACTAAAAGCTATGAACATCTCAGAATACAAAGCACTTTAAACGATTTAAGCATGAGATGTGGTTACAGATTTGTTACATAAGAAGACCTCATACCTTGGGCTACTTAACAAAGAAAACTACTTCGTGGTAATTGATACACAATCAATGTAAAGAGAAATCCACAGAGCTTAGTAATACGTACCCGGTTTTGTTAAGTACATCCATGGCGGGTGCAAAAGCTCCAACACCAGGAAATATGAGTCGATCAGCATTCAAAATGTCACCTGGCGTTTGAACCTAACATTTACAAAGTTGATATCAGTCTTTGCCTAACGACGCTTTTACAAGATCACTACATTCCCCAATCATTGACTACATTTCCCAGGATTGAAAAATGAGAAACaatggaaataaaaattagattaaaaaaaaaaaacccttacgTCTTTGATGGTGAACCCGAGATGGCGAAGAGCATTGCGGATGCTCCGAACATTCCCAGCTCCGTAGTCAAGCAAAGTCACAACTACTCACCACagagacaaataaaataattatataaaaaaataataataaaaaaaaaacaaatcgaatGGAGTATAACAGGaataaacaatagaaaataCCAGAGTCGGAGGAAGAAGATGCACGGACGGAGAGGCTTCTCGGATACTTGAATTTGCCAAGATTCTTCCGGGAGAGGAACAAAGAAGTCGGAGAAGAAACGCGAATCGACGAAGAAGGGGAATAGGAGGAAAGGTTTTGTCTGGAAGAGATAACTGAGGAGAATGGCGCCGCCGTAGCCTCCATTGCTATCATCAAACTCACTCACTGCGAAGGAAGCTCTCTTCGATTGCTATTTCAAAAGGTTGTCCCTTCCGTCCACACTGGTCAACACTAACCCACTCTATTTACGACGTcgtttcaaatatattaaaggGGCTTTCACTTCGATTTATAAACTTCGTTAACAGATATAATGGGCCTGGGCTTCACTTCACTCGACATCTCTAGCTTGCTAAAATAATGAAGGTACACGTACCAAATACAAAGAGTGAAATACTTAAATACAAGTTATTAGATTAAGACCGAGCACcgattgaaattcatttttttcctattgtaattttcatataaaatataaaatataatttatttgattgtttttaaaagttttttagtaaaatattatacaataaaattatatgcaataaaattatatgctaaatataatggcttgaaaaaagacatatattttgtatgttttatattgttaatgattataGATAAGTACTCGTGCTATAacaatgattaaattttattttatacaaaattttgtatattttatattttaaaataaaattttaatatgttgtattaggttatatatgtgaagttatttcaacaatgtatattcaacatcatgacttgaatgtcattataagacataattttgtaaatttaatttttaaaaagcgagttattatattatgagtaatttaatatattgttatactttttgttttaatatacttggtttcttgaaattctttcatatcattgacattgctataataaatcaatttagagtgtttatagtttctaacttttatatcaagtgtcaatatattaaaaatatttcaaaataaattatttaaagtttattatattatattaaattataaaattcaacaaaaatatatgaaattaaatttaaatattcaaaatttgatCCGTTActcaataaaaattttaattcaatagatattatttttacagAATAATACTagtaaaatttgaatattttatatattgaatttgtttttaaaaattcaacttatggtatatccgaaaataaaactattttttaattataataaataatatgataatttatttgtttcacaaaatagactcatatataaaaatgagaggtgaagtataatgataattaagaaattaatatgttaagttagatatcaaaagattttatttgatgaataatttaataaaaaaaattaatatgataagttagatgatatgattctttagaatattatctttaagattttcggtataacctatttgtaatcaacttattaaaattatatagtctacaaaacaatgttgtgtacttccattttattataaaggggattctatattttcatataatatattacatacatACATGACATAGTAGTACATATTTAAGAGCCactagaaacaacaacaaaaataaaata
It encodes the following:
- the LOC104722242 gene encoding imidazole glycerol phosphate synthase hisHF, chloroplastic codes for the protein MIAMEATAAPFSSVISSRQNLSSYSPSSSIRVSSPTSLFLSRKNLGKFKYPRSLSVRASSSSDSVVTLLDYGAGNVRSIRNALRHLGFTIKDVQTPGDILNADRLIFPGVGAFAPAMDVLNKTGMAEALCTYIENDRPFLGICLGLQLLFESSEENGPVKGLGLIPGIVGRFDSSAGIRVPHIGWNALQVGKDSEILDDVGNRHVYFVHSYRAIPSNENKEWISSTCNYGDSFISSIRRGNVHAVQFHPEKSGEVGLSVLNRFLHPNLPATKKPMEGKASKLAKRVIACLDVRSNDKGDLVVTKGDQYDVREQSNENEVRNLGKPVDLAGQYYKDGADEISFLNITGFRDFPLGDLPMIQVLRHTSKNVFVPLTVGGGIRDFTDASGRYYSSLEVAAEYFRSGADKISIGSDAVYAAEEFVKSGVKTGNSSLEQISRVYGNQAVVVSIDPRRVYVNHPDDVPYKVIRVTNPGPNGEEYAWYQCTVSGGREGRPIGAYELAKAVEELGAGEILLNCIDCDGQGKGFDIDLVKLISDSVGIPVIASSGAGTPGHFSEVFEKTNAFAALAAGIFHRKEVPIQAVKEHLQEEGIEVRI